One Nicotiana tomentosiformis chromosome 1, ASM39032v3, whole genome shotgun sequence genomic window, ACAGCTAGCTGATCTAATAGTGAAGAGAACATCAGGTATACTTGATGATGTACTTGTGCAGGTTGGGAGATTTGTGTTCCCTGCAGATTTTGTGATTCTGGACAGCCAGGTTGaagaggagattcccataattttgggaaggccgtTCTTGGCCACAGGGAGAACTCTGATTGATTGTGAAACTAGGGAGCTAAAGATGAGACTGAATAATGAAAAAATAACATTTAATGTGCAAACGTCCATGAGGTGACCCAATGAGTTTGCTAATTGATCTCTAATTGAAGCAGTGATGTGATAacggaggaggaagatgagacaCTTCATgcaaaagaccctctagcagtctgcctcatgaacttagaagaGGTTGATGGTGAGGACTTGTCGGAGTGGGTTTTGGATCTTTAAAGCcaagggtactggaaaagagagctctaATTCGAGCatttacacttagaagaaagaaagaccCCTCCGACTAAACTATCAATTGAAGTTCCACAATAGTTGAAGTTGAAACCACTCCCAactcacctcaggtatgctttcttgggacctaactcgACTTTACATGTTACTATCTCACCTGAGTGAGCCCAGTTCAATGTATTCCGAAGAAAGGTGGAATGACCGTGGTGCAAAACGAGAACAATGAGCTGATCTCAACA contains:
- the LOC104095086 gene encoding uncharacterized protein — its product is MNQTCSAVVTRHVAEKLSDPGSFTIPCTIGSYAFDKTLCDLGASVNLMPLSIYKKLGIGRAWSTSILLQLADLIVKRTSGILDDVLVQVGRFVFPADFVILDSQVEEEIPIILGRPFLATGRTLIDCETRELKMRLNNEKITFNVQTSMSDVITEEEDETLHAKDPLAVCLMNLEEVDGEDLSEWVLDL